In Opitutaceae bacterium, the sequence CTGCAGGCAATGGATTTCCGTTTTACGGATGATATCGCCGATCCTTCCCCCTCGAGCGACGCCTTTCACACTGAACGACTCGTGCGATTTTCACCTTGCGCCTGGAGCTATCAGCCGTCCGCCACCGCACCTGACGTGGCCCCTCCGCCGTGCGTGACTTCGCCGGAAGTCACCTTCGGTTCGTTCAACAACGCCGCCAAGTTCTCGCCGCACACGCTCGAGCTCTGGGCCGCGGTTCTGTCCGCTGTTCCAAGGTCCCGCATCTTCCTCAAGGGGCACGGCATCGACGATCCTGCATTTCAACAGCGACTGCACTCTTTCATGGAGAAACACGGAATCTCCGGCGACAGACTCTCATTCGCCGGACGAACAGCCGGGCTCGAGGCGCATCTTGGGCTGTACAACAGGATCGACGTCGCCCTCGATACCGCCCCCTACAACGGCACCACTACGACGTGTGAAGCGCTGTGGATGGGGCGGCCCGTCATCACGCTCGCCGGGAACCGACACGCCAGCCGCGTCGGCGCGTCCCTGCTCGCCGCCATCGGCCACTCCGAATGGACGGCGCGCACCGTCAGCGAATATGCCGGACTCGCCGTGCAACTCACCCGTGACAGGCAGGCCCTCGCCGCACAAGCGGACCGCCTTCGCAATCAAATGCTCGGGAGCGTGCTCATGGACCACGCAATGCAGTCAAAACGATTCGGAGACGCCCTGCGCCAGTGCCACGCATCAATGACACAAGCAGCCGCATGAGCAGGCGCATTCCCAAAGACCAGCTCGAGGCAAATTATGCCGCCTGTGCGCCCCAATGAGGAAAACCCCCTGATCGCTCCGACTATATTCAAACTATTGTTATTGTTAGTTACTGTTGCACCGCATTTTATACCACTAGTTTTGGCATCGGCCTACAACATGCTTTACGACGATCATGCTTCCTGGCTCCACTGACATTTCCCCCTCTCCGAGTCCTGCATCAGCCAAACAGACCCTGCCAGACGCCGCGGTGTCGTCCCTGTGCGAAGCGCTTCGAAACGGATTGAAGGATCTGCTCGCAGGAGCCGGCACACAGTCCGCCCGGATGGCCGACACGTTCCATGCGTTGCGGCAGGACTGCGCCACCGCGATCGCCCATCTTCCAAAAAAGCAGATCAAGAGCCCGGTAGCCGACGAAATCCGCGCGCTGGTCAGGGCGGTGTCGGATTCGGGTATCCAGGATTCCCCTACAAGCGCGCCCGATCTTGAGCTGGCGGGAAAATTCGCATCCGAGTTCCCGGGCGGCCCGGGGCTGCTCGCGGCGATGCTTCTGACCGCCGCATGGCAGTGGCCCGAGGCACCGACGCTGAGCCGCGTGCCGGACGAGCTCTGGGGCGACTACACCGCCTGGCTGTTCGCGCCAGTCCAGGGATTCTGCGCACCCGGTCATGTTGAAACACATGCCGCGCACACGCTGCGCCGCCTGGAGGATCTCATTGCGTGGACCGACCGAAACCTGGGGTCCAGGACGGTGCGGGCGGCGCTGGACGCCTACCTGAACACCGCCACCTGCATTCCGCTCTATTTTGCCGAGGGCAGCCTGCGCATGCACGCCGAACTGCGCGGCCGGCTTCTGACGAAGGCCATGAATGCGCATCGCGACGTGCATGATCCCGCCCCCGAACTGCGCTTTGGGCGCAGGCTCAGGATCGGTTTTGTCAACCGCCACTTCGGGCCGCAGACCGAAACCTACACCACGCTTCCGACGTTTGAGCAGCTCGATCCCGAGCGCTTCGAGGTTCACCTTTTTGCGCACAAGCTGACCGGATCTCCCCTGGAAGCCCATGCAAGGGAGCACGTCCGGGAGCTTCATCTGCTTCCCGAGGATTTCTCCGAACAACTGGCCAGCCTGCGCGACGCCCGGCTCGATGTGATCGTCTTCGGCACCAACGTGACCGCCGTGTTCAACGAGGTCGCCCGCCTGGCCCTCTATCGCAGCGCCCCGCTTCAGGTCGTCAACAACTCCTCCTGCATCACCTCGGGCCTGCCCCACATCGACCTCTATGTTTCCGGGTCGCTGACGGAATCCGCTGACGCACAAGCGCACTTCAGCGAGCGCCTCGGCCTGCTTCCGGGCGCCGCGCATGCCTTCAACTACGATGCCGACCGCCAGGAGCCCACAACGCAATGGACCCGCGAGGCTCTCGGCGTGCCGGACGACGCGGTGCTCTTTGTCACCGCTGCCAACTATTTCAAGATCATCCCCGAGGTGCAGGAAGCCTGGGCGCGGCTGCTCGCCGCAGTTCCCGGATCTCACCTGCTTGTCCACCCTTTCAATCCGAACTGGGCCTCATCGTACCCGATCGACCGCTTCTGCGCCGCATTCGACCGCGTCCTCGCCGCACACGGCGTCGATCCGGCACGCCTGAAGGTGTCAACCGCGCGCTTCCCATCGCGTTCGGATGTGAAATCGCTCCTGAGCGTGGGCGACATCTATCTCGACACCTATCCGTTTGGAGGCGTCAACTCGCTGATCGATCCGCTCGAGCTCGGCATTCCAACCATCGCCTGGGAGGGCGGCTGGTTCCGATCGCGCATGGGAGCCGCGCTGCTGAGGAGCCTCGGGCTCGAGGAGCTGATCGCCACAGACGAGAAATCCTACATCGAAATCGCCACCCGGCTCGCACGCGATCCTGGTGCGCGTCTCACGCTGAGAACCTCGATTTCACAATCGATGGAGCGCACGCCGCAGTTCCTCGATCCCCTGGCCGCGAGCGATGCGTTCGGAGCCCTGATCGAAACAGCGTTTGACGAGTTGGCGGAACTGGGCCCCGCATCCTTTCGCGCCAGCCCCAGCCCGCTCCTGGCGCGTGAGTCCCCGCCGCTGGACTCCGCCAGCCGACACCGTCACGGCCTCGATCTTCTCGCCGCGGGTCGCTATCCGCGTGCGGCCGCCTATCTCTCCTCCGCAGTCCAGCACGATGAATCGAATGCGGGACTCTGGTACGACATCGCCCGAGCCTACCGCGCCGCCGGCGGCCCGCAATCCGCCGTCCAGGCGCTGGAGACAAGCCTGCGACTCGATCCCTCAAGGGTCGACTCGTGGATCCTGTTGTTTGAACTCGCCGAAGCCGCGGGCTCAACGGAACTCGCACGGGAGGCACTGGGGTGCGCCATGGAAATCGCGCCCTCGGACATGCGGGTGATCCAGCTCGCCGGCAGGGTCAACGTGGCCTAGGTTCACCGCATGAACGTCGTCATTGTCGGCGGAGGCATTGTTGGCCTCGCGACCGCACTGGCTGTGAAAAACCGCCAGCCCGGAGCGCGGATCATCCTGCTTGAAAAGGAAGCGTCACCCGGCCTCCACCAGAGCACCCACAACAGCGGCGTGCTTCACGCGGGCCTCTACTACCGTCCGGGTTCCCTGAAGGCCAGACTTGCCGTGGAAGGCATCGTCCGCATGACGCGCTTCTGCGAGCGGCACGCCATCGCCCACCGGATATGCGGCAAACTCGTTGTCGCCACAACACCCGAGGAGGTGCCCCGACTGCGCTCCTTGCACGACCGGGGCGCAGCCAACGGCCTCCGCGGACTTGAATGGCTGGCGCCGGAGGCGTTCCGCGAAATCGAGCCCCACGCAGCCGGTCTCGCCGCGGTGCGCGTTCCCCAGGAGGGCATCGTTGACTACGCCGCGGTCTGCGACGCGATGACAAGGGAGTTCACCGCCTCGGGCGGCACCCTGCGATCACGGACGCGCGTGACCCGGATTCAGCAGGACGGAAGGGCATGGATGGTCATGACAACCGCCGGAGAATTTCGGGCCCACCTTGTCATCAACTGCGCCGGTCTTCACAGTGACCGGGTCGCCGAATCCTCGGGGGAATCCCGCGATGTCCGCATCATCCCGTTTCGCGGTGAGTACTACAAGCTGCGGAAATCGGCCGAGTATCTCGTCAAGCATCTCATCTACCCGGTGCCCGACCCCACCTTCCCCTTCCTCGGAGTCCATTTCACACGCCTCATTCACGGAGGCGTGGAGGCGGGGCCAAACGCAGTTCTCGCCTTTGCCCGCGAAGGCTATTCGAGGTGGAGGATCAACCTTCGCGACCTCATCGATGCCCTTGCCTTCAAGGGGCTCTGGGCCTTCACCCACGCGCACAGGAGCATGGCTCTCGACGAGCTTCGCCGATCCTTCAGCAAAAAGCTTTTCTGCCAGTCCCTCCAGAAGCTGGTCCCCGCCATCCAGGAGTCCGATCTCGAAACCGGAGGCGCGGGCGTGCGCGCGCAGGCCATGCGTCCCGACGGCACTCTGGTCGACGACTTTCACATCATCGAGCGCCCCGGCATCATCCACATCCTGAATGCCCCCAGCCCCGCCGCAACCGCCTCGCTTGCGATCGGCGAGCATGTCGCGGAGCGGGCGCTCGCGCAGCTACCGGTCCCCAGTGCGCCCGTTCCAGTCGCGGCTCACTCGTGATCCGCGTCTGAAGCGGGACTAGGCGAACGTGAGTTCGCGCAGCGTGCGGCCGCTCGCGCGGTCAACCTCCATGGCGACCCAGCGCTGCTCGCCGGGCTGCCTGTGCCGGTTCCTCTCGCTGACGAGCCGGGCGACATGCGTGAGGTCGGGATCGCTTTCCTTCGGCGTCACGCGAAACCCGTCGCGATTGATGGCGTAGAGATGAAACAGGCGCTTCATGGGGCGATCATGATCCGGGCAATGTGTCGTTTCCGCGGTTCACATCCTGCGTATCCATTTCTCCATCACAAGCGGTTTTCCAGCCGCATTATCACCTACGCGCAACTACGGACTGCTTCACTCCGCTGCTGACAGTGGTCCAGGCTCGTCGGCCGCCGCCCCCTTTGAAACCAGCACCGCGCACACCAGGTCACCGGTCACATTCAGCGTGGTCCGGGCCATGTCGAGAAACCGGTCGATGCCGAGGATGATCGCAATGCTCTCCCCGGGCACCTGGATCGAAACCAGGACACCCACCACGAGCGGCAGCGATCCGCCGGGCACGCCCGCGGTGCCGAAACCCGCCATGATGCACATCAGGGCAACCACGACCTGCTGGCCGAGCGAGAGATCGACACCAAAAACCTGGGCCAGGAAAAGCACCGTCACGCCTTCATAGAGCGCGGTTCCATTCTGATTCGCGCTGGCGCCAACCGTAAGGACGAAGCGGCTGATCTTCCGGGGCAGCCCGAGATTCTCCTCAGCCACACGCATGGAAACCGGCAGCGTCGCATTGCTCGAAGATGTGCTGAACGCCGTTATCATCGCCTCCTGCGTCTGCTTGAAAAACTGGAGCGGCGACTTTCCTCCCACGAATTTCAGCAGAATGGAGTACGTGACAAACTGGTGCAGCAGCAGACCCAGCACCACGACGCCCACGTAGAACGCCAGGCTCCTGACGATGTCCATGCCGAGCGTCGAGGTGAGCGCGAAGCCGAGGCAGGCGACGCCGACAGGCGCGAGCAGCATGGCGAAGCCGATGATGCGCATGCAGACATCGAAGACCCCCTGGAAAACCTGCACCAGCGGTCTCATCCTCTCGGGCGGCGCCATCGCCATCGCGACACCGAAGAAGAGGCTGAACACCATCACCGAAATGAGCCCGCCACCAGTGTAGTTGGGCGTGAAGGCATTGACCGCCTCCTGGAGCGGATTCTGCGGAACGAGCGCCAGCAGGGTCTCAGCCAGCGGCGCCTTTTTGGTCCCCTGCTCGACCTTCTGCGCAACGGCGCCGCCGTACTTCGCGGTGAGTTCGCTCCTGGTCTCCGCAGGCAGATGCGACCCCGGGGAGAACACGTTCACGAGGACCAGGCCGAGCAGCACGCTGGACCCCGCCAGCAGCAGCGTGAAAAGGACCGACTTCAGGCCGACCTTGCCGAGTTCCCGCAGGTCCCCCATTTCCGCAATGCCCAGGACAATCGCGGAAAAGACGAGCGGGATCACGATCATGAAAATGAGGCGTATGAACAGGGAACCGACCGGCTTGATGACGTTGGCCAGCCACCAGTCGAGCTGGGCGACCGCACCCGCCTCCGTCACGTTCTGTTCGACGATCAATCCGGCCACGGCACCAATGAGCAGTCCGACCAGAATCTGATTGGCCAGCGGCCAC encodes:
- a CDS encoding tetratricopeptide repeat protein, whose protein sequence is MLPGSTDISPSPSPASAKQTLPDAAVSSLCEALRNGLKDLLAGAGTQSARMADTFHALRQDCATAIAHLPKKQIKSPVADEIRALVRAVSDSGIQDSPTSAPDLELAGKFASEFPGGPGLLAAMLLTAAWQWPEAPTLSRVPDELWGDYTAWLFAPVQGFCAPGHVETHAAHTLRRLEDLIAWTDRNLGSRTVRAALDAYLNTATCIPLYFAEGSLRMHAELRGRLLTKAMNAHRDVHDPAPELRFGRRLRIGFVNRHFGPQTETYTTLPTFEQLDPERFEVHLFAHKLTGSPLEAHAREHVRELHLLPEDFSEQLASLRDARLDVIVFGTNVTAVFNEVARLALYRSAPLQVVNNSSCITSGLPHIDLYVSGSLTESADAQAHFSERLGLLPGAAHAFNYDADRQEPTTQWTREALGVPDDAVLFVTAANYFKIIPEVQEAWARLLAAVPGSHLLVHPFNPNWASSYPIDRFCAAFDRVLAAHGVDPARLKVSTARFPSRSDVKSLLSVGDIYLDTYPFGGVNSLIDPLELGIPTIAWEGGWFRSRMGAALLRSLGLEELIATDEKSYIEIATRLARDPGARLTLRTSISQSMERTPQFLDPLAASDAFGALIETAFDELAELGPASFRASPSPLLARESPPLDSASRHRHGLDLLAAGRYPRAAAYLSSAVQHDESNAGLWYDIARAYRAAGGPQSAVQALETSLRLDPSRVDSWILLFELAEAAGSTELAREALGCAMEIAPSDMRVIQLAGRVNVA
- the lhgO gene encoding L-2-hydroxyglutarate oxidase, with amino-acid sequence MNVVIVGGGIVGLATALAVKNRQPGARIILLEKEASPGLHQSTHNSGVLHAGLYYRPGSLKARLAVEGIVRMTRFCERHAIAHRICGKLVVATTPEEVPRLRSLHDRGAANGLRGLEWLAPEAFREIEPHAAGLAAVRVPQEGIVDYAAVCDAMTREFTASGGTLRSRTRVTRIQQDGRAWMVMTTAGEFRAHLVINCAGLHSDRVAESSGESRDVRIIPFRGEYYKLRKSAEYLVKHLIYPVPDPTFPFLGVHFTRLIHGGVEAGPNAVLAFAREGYSRWRINLRDLIDALAFKGLWAFTHAHRSMALDELRRSFSKKLFCQSLQKLVPAIQESDLETGGAGVRAQAMRPDGTLVDDFHIIERPGIIHILNAPSPAATASLAIGEHVAERALAQLPVPSAPVPVAAHS
- a CDS encoding dicarboxylate/amino acid:cation symporter; its protein translation is MGLRVFRSQQQADGVTLKPWKWPLANQILVGLLIGAVAGLIVEQNVTEAGAVAQLDWWLANVIKPVGSLFIRLIFMIVIPLVFSAIVLGIAEMGDLRELGKVGLKSVLFTLLLAGSSVLLGLVLVNVFSPGSHLPAETRSELTAKYGGAVAQKVEQGTKKAPLAETLLALVPQNPLQEAVNAFTPNYTGGGLISVMVFSLFFGVAMAMAPPERMRPLVQVFQGVFDVCMRIIGFAMLLAPVGVACLGFALTSTLGMDIVRSLAFYVGVVVLGLLLHQFVTYSILLKFVGGKSPLQFFKQTQEAMITAFSTSSSNATLPVSMRVAEENLGLPRKISRFVLTVGASANQNGTALYEGVTVLFLAQVFGVDLSLGQQVVVALMCIMAGFGTAGVPGGSLPLVVGVLVSIQVPGESIAIILGIDRFLDMARTTLNVTGDLVCAVLVSKGAAADEPGPLSAAE